A stretch of DNA from Triticum dicoccoides isolate Atlit2015 ecotype Zavitan chromosome 2A, WEW_v2.0, whole genome shotgun sequence:
GAGAAAAAACTGCACTGCAGCTATATGCACTAGAACTACCATTATACAATTCTTGCATATGTGAATCAACATGCAAGAGGGAAATTTAGTTCAATATTACATAAAGAATCTGCGAATTTGGTGTCCATTTTTTTTNNNNNNNNNNNNNNNNNNNNNNNNNNNNNNNNNNNNNNNNNNNNNNNNNNNNNNNNNNNNNNNNNNNNNNNNNNNNTTTTTTTTACTGTATGCACATTGATATAATAACCTGATAAAAGACAGTTTGCTAGCTTTGACCTGAACAACAAAATATATAAGTCTAACAGTACACCAATTTCAACCCACCACCTGACTAGAAAGCACACGAAAAAATTAGACACCACTAACTGATTTATTTTATCTATGTAAGAATCAAAACAGAAATACTGCAGAAACAAAATCGTGACATGTTAAGAGGTCATCAAGCAGCAAAGGAAACAAATGAATATATGGCAGTAGTTAATTAAAAAGCTTAACCTAACACAAAAGGGTGTGAATCATAATTCTGTCAACCAATTATCAAAAATTGGCTTGGTACAAAGTTacaagttactccctccgtccgaaaataagtgactcaactttgtactagctttagtgTATATGTGAAGGCATGCTATTACCTGGAGTGTAGACACTTTCGAATGGATGATAGTAAGAAATGGTTCTGGGCTCGCAAAGTTCCTTGAACTGCAATGAATCAAGATGAACCATAAAGAGGAGGCCGTCTGTCCACACGAACACCGCATTATTCTCCTCGGCGAACCCTAGAATTATTTGGCTCCATATTGCACAGAGGGGAAGTAGATTATTGAGTTCAATAGTTCTTTCAAGAACCCATGAAACAACAGCATCACAATCAGTCTTTCTCTTCCACAATTGGAAACTATGGTCGATTTTCCAGAGTAAACCGAGGCCACCACCCTCTGCCCGCACAATCCAGGAGTTGTAAAACCCATTTTGAAGTATATGTCGTGGCACCTGTATCACAGCTAGGCTTTGCTTCTTCAAATCAAAGTTGAGAATTCCAGCAAAATTCCCACTAAGAATCCAGTAAAGTGAATCCCCAAGAAGCACACCGGGCCTTATGGTACAAACCATGGTGGCATCATCACTTATAAGAAGCGAGGTGGGAACCTTGGATGGGACCGGTGCTGATATAAGATCACCCCATATGCCGGTCTCGGACGAGTAAACACAGGCGAGCGCCCGTCTGTTTTGTTCGTCGACGTTGTCTACCACTGTCAAGACCACATGAAATTGTTGGATATCTCGGGCATCACGAAGCACTGCTCCATTCATGGACTTGGTCCCATGCGTCAGAAACCATGTGGGTATGTCAAGGCGGTGCTGTTTGCCATTGATGGGATCCCACACTAGGACCTGGATCGGCCGTATGTTTAAGATGAGTACGAGGCCATGGCGGCATCCAAGGGAGATGAAAATGGCGCCGTCGCGGCGCGGCAAGGAGAAGCGCCCAGGCGGGACACGATTGGGGGCATCGAGAGTAGGTTCGAAGGGGATGCCGTCGCCGCCTCGGATGAACAAGCCAAGGACCGGAGGGTttcggcggtggtggtggcagaAGCGGCGGGAGAAGTCGGGGTCGGAGACGAGGCGGCGCCAGCGCTTGCAGACGGCGGAGGCGCGCGGGAGGGAAGAGGGCTGCGGAGGGAGGCGGAGTAGGATCTCGCAGAGCAGGTCTTCGTCCTCCAGTGGACCGGCCGCCGGCGAGCAGGGACGGCAGCGGGGTCCGAGGCTGGCCGTCATCCTGTTCACCTGATGATGGGCGAGCAGTGGACGACGGCTGTGACGGCGGAGGAACTAGGGGCGGTCAGCGAGCGGCGGATCGACTCGAGCGGAGGAGGTCGTTGACAGGGTTGGGGCTGGGTTAGGTTTACAGCACGAGGGGTAATCTGGGAATTGACAAAAAAAACTGACAAACATATGTCATGCCGGAGTCGGACCTACTCTCGATCGAGGCTGTACATGCCCACAGTAGGAATCGGATTTCTGGGCGTTAGATCTTGTACTCCCTCATCAGAGAAACAGGGAAATATTAGAATTTTCCCTATACTTGTCTTCAAGCAAGATACTGAACTGTTCGGTCTTTCGCCTGGATATACAGACTAAGAAAAAATCTCCATGCGAAAGCTACTGTTGGAAATTCAAGAACTAGTAAGTCTGTAATCATGTTACCAGCCCACCTTTAAGCATGGTTGGTACTGAACTTGTTTCTCCATTCACCAGTGTTAGGATGCACCATAGCAACACAAAAACCATCTGAAAGACACGGATTCGCCTGTCGGTCACCACCTTAATATCCAGACAAACAAGTACTCCATCCGTTCACGAATAATACGATAGCATTAACTTTTAACAGAAACTTCATTACCAAATCAACTTTAGTAAAGTTTTGAAACAAATCACATTTACTTTTTTGACCTCCgtagatattgattttctgtgaaaccaaaaacaaTCAGCAAACATGAACTAACACTGGACACTAAATTAACAAGTTATATGACAAGAGTTTTCTTTCTTCGGTTCGAAGAAAGGAAAAGTGATCTCCTGAGCCCGCCGCCAGGGGAGTTCCTCCACCGCCGTCCCTTCGGCGGCTCCCATCtgccggcgacctcggtcgtcagtggtgaggggggtcgccggatccacgcgtgtggatcggTTTAGGCCTACGTAGTCTAGATTTTTAGGTTCTTCATCGTCTCGCCTTCGGCGGTGGTGATGGCGGCGCTAAATAAagattcttcatatcctttcccaaTGAGGCGATCGGTCCAATGGTTGGTGATGGATTTGGAaatcagtctgttcaagcaaggatgacgTGGCGGAGacgacatcctcgtggtggacatgTGTCTTCGGGCTCCGCTGTTGCTCCGGCGTCGGCGCAGAgcatgggaggtagtccaggagcggatgcagattgtagtCTGCATCCACGACAGCTAGAAGACGGAACGTGTGCTCGGGTCGTGGTTCATGGATGGCAGGGCttcctccttcggcgtcttagtcgtggtggggtgccagatctggagttcgatggcatgTCCGGGATGTTgctccggtctgattcgttcaatggcaagggcttcacttttggtgagccaccttggaggtccgcgaagctgcatatcagcgatggagccacgtcgagctcgggtgaggaggtgatccgtcattcttttttttggtggctgctgtggtggtgccggaggcaggtggcgggcgttggtgtcaagctcaaagATGTTATGCTATCTTTTTAGTTTTGTCATGTCGGCCAttacgtgacttgtattgtaatccttatgatatgaatgagacacgtattaccatgcaaaaaaacgaAATTAATAAGTTAGTCCACAAAAACATTATAAATTACAGTAAAAAGTATATAAAATTGATAACATAATAGAGTTTAATTCTAAATAATGATAGATATTTTTGAGGCGTATCAGTGAAAGGGACCCCCAACAAGCACTATAGGATCCGTGGAAACTCCACTAGGAAGGATGTTCGGAACCTCGGACGTAATGGGTTTTCAGATGACATTACCCCCATACGCCAGTCCCCGACCAGTAAACACAGGTGAAACACTCGTCTTTGTTGTTTGTGTTCACCATCTGCCACTACCAAGACCACCAAGAATCGTTGGGCGTGTCCGTCAACATGAAGCACTTCCTTGTTGATTTCAGTCGCGTTCGGATGGAACCCTAGGGGAATGACAGTGCAATGTTGGTCGACGGTGATGGATCCAAGATAAGGAAACAGAGTTGTGTCTGGTCAAAGATTAGTGCGACAACATATCCATCTGAAATTGTGTTGCTTGATTGTGGGCTTCAAGTAACATGACATGAAATAGACATAGAAGGTTACTTTGATCTGTGAGGCATGTTGTTTCTATAGATCCGCAAAGATCCCTAAGAGTTATCATACGGGCCTACTCTTTGTCCGGTGATACCACCGAGCAAGGTCAAGTCTCCTTCACACCCCAAACTTGCAATGTAAGACGGCAACATTGAACATTGGTGACATCCAGGTGCAACCGCCAAAAAGAAGGTTAGCCATATGCATAGGATATACATATATAAGTAGGTAAATAaaaagggagtacctagaactcatctagatgagatataatttggtctcattcactttgaaaacaaaaACAGACACAATGCATGTCAACACAcatgcatcttatagcatcacatccaatggctataaagggTAAATGGgatcaaattatatctcatctagatgagttctagcaaaactgaaaTAAAAAAGACAACgctaacgcccacacatgtggtgGGAGCCAAACCCGCCCACACGTCATATAACACACAGACTACGCCATGTCATGCATGCAtgtggaaatctttttggattttcagtttttaaaatgttttatctcttaaatgaaaaatccgattgaagatccgttttcaccattaaatccctcgcgacgagatcttcgaaagtAGATCTCATACCGATATATTTCGACGAAATTTTTTTGGGTTAAAAGTTGCCAtatctattgcacatgaattgccatggtatttatactgaagttgccatgatatgtttcagctatttttttacatttaaaagtaaattttaacatattataaaacagggaattaagaaactagacttgtcatgcaccataaactaaaattgccatgatacatgcacttaaaattgccatggttcatgcaAAAAATATTTTCATGGTTAATGTACTAgaattgccatcatcaaaaaactaaaattgccatgatctaccaactaaaattgccacatggcaactttagtttaagcactatggcgACTATagcgtaaacatcatggcaacttctgggcaaaaaaaaaattcttcaaaacatatcaacatggggtctagttttgaagatctcgtcaagacggatttaatggtgaaaacggatttttaattcactttttaattaggagataaaacatttttaagccgaaaaccaaaaaaatctgttgatgtcatctattcatgcgtagcaaaatgagtggtgatgaaaGCGTGTGGGTGATCtgtaaacgcccacacgtgtgggcgttagtttttccgAATAAAAATGATCTGGGAAGGTGAGAAAGGAAGTTGGAAATTAAAGAGGGTATGTATGGATTATTGTTTAGGGGAAGAGGTATGtatggatttttttttcttttttgagaaactagAGGATTTTTTTTGGAGGATTACTAGAGGATAGTTTTTTTTTTTGTGAATCCACTAGAGGATagaattttttgtttttgttttttagtcTACTAGAGGATAGATGATTTGATTGTGTGGACTAGTGTGGAGTTGGGCTGGCTCAGTGGGTGTGGAGTTGGGCTGGCTGAGTGGGTCTACTGGGTTGAGCCTACCGCTTCTTCTGTTCTCGTTCCACCCCCAAGAGAAACCTCTGGCACAATTCCTACATCCGCCGCCACGCCTGCTCTCCGGCCGCCGCCGGCACGCTTTCTCCGTCCTCATGTCCCGCTCGTCCTCCCCCATCTCCACCGGAGCATCCGTCGCCGGCGTCGTCCAGCCTTCTCCGCgtgaaactgaaactgaaactgaagCCCCTCATCTCTCGCCGCAGTTTGCAAGGTGAGAAGAAATTTCTTGTATGTCTATATATGGTGATGGAGACGGAATGGCTGTGCAATACTTGAAATTTTGCACTGTCCATTCATGGAGATTAATTATTTTTCTAACCATGATGTGCATCAGCACACCTTACTGCTCAATACTTAAAATTTGGTTGACCTGTATATTGATCTGAACCTTGTATATTCATTGACCTTTCTTGCACCGGCCCCATGCTTGAGAGGCCATTGAATAACAACTAGTACGTTAATCTGCAATGTGCCGCCGACCACCTAGTTTTGCAGCCTTTTTGGTACCAAGGTCAATTCCTCGTGGACACCAAACTGCTTGATTGCCATCCTATACTCATAGATACACCTCTGTAGTATAGGATGATCTTTGTCATAGCAAATGTGTAATTTTCCTGTTAGGCCAAATATGTGAACAAAAAATAGTACTGTTGAAACACCACAGCTCAACCTGACGATGGCGTTTGGAGATATTGAATTATTGATTCTGTTTGAGGTGATGATTTACTTATGTGGGTGAGTTTGTTTAGTTAGCATCTGCATTATTATTTATTTGCCCCCACTCTGTGTAGGGAAAATGGGGACGACTAGTATAGGGATCGATCTAGACATGAGGTGAGATGATGTGGTCCAGCAATATTGACCAGCGGATCGCACCTGGATTGCTGATCCTATATAAAATACTCGACCAATCGTTGTGGTTGGTTACATTTTCATGCTAAGTCAATTTTGCAGCAATCGGGTTTCATAAGATGAATAGGTCAATCACTTTGGGAACTGTCATTTGCACAGCCATCAGTAGCATACTAATATGCTATATATATTGCTATCCATTTCTTTGGTACTCACATGCAGCCATCAATTTCTTTCCTCTTGAATGCTTATCAACAATAGTGGCAGGCATATTTGTTACAACAAACAATTTGTACCTGTGCATGGcctgtatatatgtgtgtgtgtgattcCCTGGGGTTGGGGCTAACCGGCCATGTTGCATGGACAGGATGTTGTTGTTGGAGCTCAAGCTGCAGGAGGAGCGGCTCAACCACGGGAGGAGAACAGAGTACGGCAAGAGGAGCTCAAGCGTGCCCGGCTGCTGCTGGAGGAGACCATGTACTGGAGGAGGAGGAACTCAAGCGCGCTCAGCTGCTGCAGGCGGAGGAGAAGAGAGTGCTGCAGCTCAAGCACGCCCAGCTGCAGGAGGCCATGCTGAAGTCGGTGAAAGCGCTGGAGTCCGTTACAAGGTCGATAGACAAGATTAAGTCCTCTGCATTGTCGTTGATTCATTGTGCTTAAACATCACATGGTCCCATTGACTTTGAGATTCAACCAACAACTAAATAAAAGTAGTAACTCACGAGGCACAGcctgaggatgaatgaagatgggaAATCAGGTCTTTCTTGGTACAAGCAGGAGTAGATGACTTTACAGAAACTATATCTATATGTATTCAGGTCTTTCTTGGAAAGAAGGTCTTCCACCACTTTTTTATCCCAACAAACAAACATGATCATTATATTTATATGTATGTTTCTTTGATTTCAGGCACGGCTTCCATTCTCGGCTGATCTCATTTCCGGGTGTGTTAATGGTAGAGAGTTGGTATTTGTCCCAGTACGGAGCCTTTGCAGAAGAGGAACTTCGTCGATTTCTTTGAAAAGGCTTGACCGTCGTCTGTTTTTCGTTTCAACCAAGAGGGACTTCATTGTATTCGTTTTGGTTGGCAGCGGAGGGTTTGTCAAGCCTCTTCAAAAATTGTTGTGACTCATCAACTGGGTGTTCTCGCCAAATCGATGGTGTCGTTTCGCCTTGGTAAGCATTTTCTTGAGCGGCCAGAAGCCGGCCTGACATCTGATTCCCTTGGTCACTGAAAGGAATCAAGCCTGGCGGTTTCTGCTGATGCTGGAGCACAGCATCTTCTGCTTCTTTTACTAGCTGAGGTTTTAGTAACTAGAGAGAACAGTTTGGTTTGCAGCTTATTTCCTTTTCTGCATTTCAAGCTGCGACAGATTAACAGTTCAGTTTATGTAATGGTTCATTGGATGTACGCTCTTTGGATGCCTCGCGGAGATCAGGTCGGGGAGAGCACAACTAGGGCTAACGCTACTCGAGCGTCTCTGCTGGCCTCTCTGCtatgacgacgacggcggcgatggCTTGGGCTCTTCTCCAACTTAAGTCTAGCAGGCCGATGGTGGAGGCGGAGACAAGGCCGCCCGAGGGGCTTGGATTACCGCCGCCGGCGTCTGGATCTTCTCCGTCTGGAGGCGCGAAGGAGCCCCATCTGATCCGTTCGCGATCTCCCAAGTCCCTCGCGGTGCCATTCGGAGGAAAAGGGGGGGCGACGAGATCGGGCGGTGACCATGGGGATCAGCCGCGCGGTGAGATCGGACAGGAGGGTAGATCGTGGTCTCAATGGCAGGTGATCTTCTCCGACGATGCTGATTCAGACATCTGGATCGAAGGGAGGCTTCGATTCACATCGCATTCGCGGTGGCTGGTTCTTCTCGATCTGGAGAATGACATACTCGCCGGCGACTATCTATCGAACGGCGACATGATTGAGGTAGGTTCTAAATTCAAACTTGATGTTTATGATGTCGTTGTTGGCGATTGCGTGCAGTTGGATTTACGTTCGAAGACACTGGTGATGATCGATTTGACGGAACCGGTGATCCGTGCGAGACTGGGTGGACGTTTTTGGGCGCTTTTGGAGAGTGATGACAAAGATCAGGAGGAGTGCCACATCCCCATCGTCAACGCAGTCACCGGAATGCGGTTGGCCTCACCGGATGCCGACCCATTGCCGGTCTCCACGAGTACAGGTGATCGGCGTCGTTCAAAAGCTGTGACTTCCAAGGCGACCATGAAGCCGTGGATCGGGCCGCTTCCCAAGGTAAAGAGAGACCCGGTAACTTTGTATGATTTTTTGCCGGAAAATTGGACTCGTgtcacaaggaagaagaagaaaggcaatttttgccggccaccgccgccgccaggaTCGCCGGTGGCGAGATCGGCGAACGATGTTCGAGCAGCCAGACGGGCTCGTTTGAATGTGTTATTGGGCTGTGGACCTGAGCTGAATGCGGGTTTGGATGTTGCGATGGTCGTGGATTCTCCTGGTGCGGGCGAGGCCCAACCAGAGGCCCAAGCCTCGCGCAGCCCGGTGCGGACGTACGTGCATGTATCGCCGCAGACAGTTCTGCCTACGATCGAGTCTAGGTTTTCTTGTTCTGGCTTTCCTTCGCTCGGGACAGGGCGGGCGAGGAGGATCTCAACCGCCGGCGGGATGGCGGGTCGTGGTCTGCCGCCGTCCAAGCGAGGGCCACCTACCACCGCTGCGGCCTCGGCCTCTGCCGGAGTTGGTCGCGGCGCTCTGCCGGCAATTGACGCCAAGTCGGGAGCGGCCGGTCAGGAGGCGTCGCCAGTCGCTGGGGCTGGTGGTGCTGGCCGTGGTGCCACGCCGGCCGGTGGGGGCGGACGGGGCGGTCTGCTCCCTCCAACGCGGGTGGCAGCGGGGACCGGGGCAACGGGAGTGCAACCCCGAGCCGGGACTGGTCGGGGCGCCCATGCGTCCGCGCGACCGGGGGCTGCTGCTTCATGTGCACTTCCGACGACCCACGCGGCCAAAACCAACGCGCGGCAGCCGGAGGAAGTGGCGCAGCCACCTGCAGCCAAGGCGCTTGCCCTGGGAAGGGGTCGTGGCGTGCAAGGGcgtgatggttactctggttttagCAGAGATGGTTGGAATTACAACCGTTACGGTCAGTGGGGAGATGACGGATATGATGCTTATGGTGAGGGACTGCACCGGGGGGAGAGGGAGACGACCACCCCCGCCTAGACAttatccaccaccaccgccacctgcTGTAGATTTGGCCTCGAAGGAGGTGCTCGAGCATTCAGCTGAGGGGGAGGGAGACCCATCCAAGTTACCCGCGGCAGCAGTGGACGCGGTTCGGGCTTTGGCAGCAGTGCATGTTTCGGTGTCTACTGGAGGTGCCAAATCTAGGGACGGTATGTCTGATAAAGGACCGGAAAAAGCGGAGGGCGAAAAGCTCTCTAAGTGGGCAATTAAGAAGAAAAAGTTGCCTTGCTATAGATGTGGTGAACCgggtcacactactagggaaaagcctagcaataGCGTGGATTTTGggtctatcagtagcgcggggaggagcgctactgataaggcgctac
This window harbors:
- the LOC119352546 gene encoding uncharacterized protein LOC119352546, which codes for MSRSSSPISTGASVAGVVQPSPRETETETEAPHLSPQFARMLLLELKLQEERLNHGRRTEYGKRSSSVPGCCWRRPCTGGGGTQARSAAAGGGEESAAAQARPAAGGHAEVGESAGVRYKVDRQD
- the LOC119358518 gene encoding F-box protein At5g03970-like; protein product: MTASLGPRCRPCSPAAGPLEDEDLLCEILLRLPPQPSSLPRASAVCKRWRRLVSDPDFSRRFCHHHRRNPPVLGLFIRGGDGIPFEPTLDAPNRVPPGRFSLPRRDGAIFISLGCRHGLVLILNIRPIQVLVWDPINGKQHRLDIPTWFLTHGTKSMNGAVLRDARDIQQFHVVLTVVDNVDEQNRRALACVYSSETGIWGDLISAPVPSKVPTSLLISDDATMVCTIRPGVLLGDSLYWILSGNFAGILNFDLKKQSLAVIQVPRHILQNGFYNSWIVRAEGGGLGLLWKIDHSFQLWKRKTDCDAVVSWVLERTIELNNLLPLCAIWSQIILGFAEENNAVFVWTDGLLFMVHLDSLQFKELCEPRTISYYHPFESVYTPGNSMPSHIH